The Terriglobales bacterium genomic interval GCTCGACCGCCGCTCCGATCGCGACGCTCTCGCCCACCAGCTTGAATGCCGTCTCGTCCTGCATGCGCGCCGGCTCCAGCTTCGTGGCGACCGCAAACTTCTTCTCTTCCGCCTGCCGCAGGATGTTCTTCACCCGCTTGAACGCCGCCGCGATGTGCTCGAAATCTTCGGCCTTGCGCGCCTCCGACACCGCCTTTGCCCTCGACACGACATCCGGCACGTCATCGCTTTCCGCGACCAGCACCGCATTCACCGTGTCGTATTCGAGTCCCTCCGCCTCGCGCAGGTAGAACTCGATCCGCTCGCGGAAGAAACTCGCGACATCTTCCTTGTACCTCTTGTCCTTGAACTTCTTCTCGGCCTCGGAGCCCTTGTACGCCGCCCGCGCCTGCTCCAGGAGCCTCGTCACGCTCAACGGCAGCTTATGCTCCGCCAGAATCTTCACGATCCCGTTGGCCTGCCGCCGCAGCGCGAATGGGTCTTTGGAGCCGGTGGGTTGCAGCCCCAGCGCGAACATCCCGGCGATCGAGTCCGCCTTGTCGGCGATCGACAGCACCGCGCCCTCGATGGTGCGCGGCACTGCGTCTTCCATGGACTCTGGCTTGTACTGGTCGTAGATGGCGTCCGCACTCGCCGCGTCCAAGCCCTGCGCCCGCGCATACCGCCCGCCGACTATCCCCTGCAGCTCGGTGAACTCCTTGACCAGCTCGGTCGTCAGGTCGGTCTTGGCCAGCGAGGCCGCCTCGCTCAGCGCCGGGTCATTGATCTCGGTCCCGCTGCCGAGCTCCTCGACGATGTGGTTGGTCAGCTGCCGCACCCGCAGCGACTTGTCGTAATAGCTACCCAGCTCCTTCTGGAAGGTGACGGCCTTCAGCATGTCCACGCGCTGCTTGAGCGGGATCTTTTGGTCCACGTCCCAGAAGAAACGCGCGTCGTTGAACCGGGCCCGCAGCACCCGCTCGTTGCCGTGCCGGATGATACCCTCGGGGTCGCTGTCGGTGTTCAGCACCGCCAGGAAGTGCGGCGCCAGTTTGCCGCTCGCGTCCTCGACCGCGAAGTACTTCTGGTGGTCGCGCATCACCGTGACCAGCACCTCTTCCGGCAGGCTCAGGAACTCGCGGTCGAAGCCGCCCAGCAGGGCCGACGGGAATTCGGTGAGATTGACCACCGTATCGAGCAGCGCTTTATCTTCGCGCCAGCGCGCCCCGCCGGGGATGGTGCGGGTGGCCGCATCCAGCGCCTTGCGGATCAGCTGCTCGCGCTCCGCGCGCGTCGGCACCACCTTGGCGCCGGACAACGTGGGTGCGTAGGCAGCGGCGGTCGGGAAGCTCACGTCCCTGCCCAGGATGCGATGCCCGCGCGAATGCCGCCCGGCCTCGACCCCGCCGAACTCAAGCGGCACTACCTCGCCATCCAGCATCGCCACCAGCCAGCGCACCGGGCGCACGAAGTGCTCCGGCTTCCCTTCCCGCCAGTACATATTCTTGGCCCAGTAGAGCGCCCCGATCTCTTTCGGCAGCGCTTCTGCCAGGACTTGGGACGCGCTGCGTCCCGGGCTGACGACCTTCGCCGCCAGGTACTCGCCCTTGGGCGTGGTGACGCGCGCCAGCTTGCCGACTTCCACGCCGACCTTCTTGGCGAACGCATGGGCCGCCGGCCCCGGCTGCCCGTCTTGGAAGGCGACTTTCACCGCCGGCCCCGTCATTTCCTCCTCGACATCGGCCTGCGCCGACGCCACGTTCCGCGCCAGGATGGCAAGACGCCGCGGCGTCGAGTAGGCTTCGACCTTGGCTGCGGACGCCAGCCGCTCCCGGGCCAGCAAGTCGCCCACGCGGCGCGCCAGCTCGGCCTCGGCGCCGTCGATCATCCGCGCCGGAATCTCTTCCGTACCGATCTCGAGGAGGAAGTCCGCCATGAAATGAACCTTCTAGAATCCCACTGTTTGCGGCAGAGCTTATGTGAGCCGGGTCACAACGAGGTGTGTTCTACGCACCTGCCCGGGCCTTTTCTTCCTCTTTGGCTTCCTCGGAAGCCGCCGCCTGCTGGTCCAGGTACGCCTTGGCCACTCCCACCGCCAGTTGGCGGATACGAGCGATCACGCCCACCCGCTCGGTAACCGAGATCGCGCCCCGCGCGTCCAGGATGTTGAACAGGTGCGAGCACTTCAGGCACAGGTCGAAGGCGCCCAGCAAAGGATATCGAGCTGTTAGCTTCAGAATGTGCTCTTCTTCCTCACGGCTGAGAGGCGGGTCGTGCTTCCTTGATGCGGTACTCCTGAACTCCTTGAACGCGGCGAGCATGCCTTCGCACTCAGCCTCATACAGTTCCAGGTGCTTCCAGGTTTTCTCCACGTCCGCGTCCTCGAAGTTGTACACCGAGAACTGGAGTTCTTCCTGGTAGCGCACGTCGCCGTAGGTCATCACGGCGCCGGTTTTCGGGTCGCGGGACCATACGATGTCGTAGATCGAATCCACGTCCTGCAGAAAGGCCGCGATGCGCTCCAGCCCGTAAGTCAGCTCCGCCGAGATTGGGTCCAGGTCCACGCCGCCGCACTGCTGGAAGTAGGTGAATTGCGTGATCTCCAGCCCGTCGAGCATCACCTGCCACCCGATGCCCCACGCGCCCAGCGTCGGCGACTCCCAGTTGTCCTCCTCGAACTTGATGTCGTGCTTGCCTAGGTCGATGCCGATGGCCTTCAGCGAGTCCAGGTACAGCTCCTGCACATCCTCAGGCGGAGGTTTAAGGATCACCTGTAACTGCATGTGCTTAAATAGCCGGTTTGGATTGTCCCCGTAGCGCCCGTCGGCCGGACGCCGCGACGGCTGCACGTAGGCCACGTTGTAAGGCTTGGGCCCCAGCACCCGCAGGAAGGTCTCGGGCGCCATGGTGCCCGCTCCCACCTCGACGTCGTAGGGCTGCTGCAGCACACAACCCCGCTCGGCAAAAAAGTTCTGCAGCTTGAAGACCAGCTCTTGGAAGGTGGGCGCGTTTTGTCGTGGATTGCTCACGAAGGAGTGCTGCTCGCTTGGTACTTGGTACTGAGTACTTGGTACTAGACCTTATCCAGCATGGCGGCCGTGACCAGTTTCTTCTCCAGGTGCTGCTCCAACCGCTGCTGCAGGAACTTTCTCAGGTCCGCGCCGCGCTGCCGCGGCCACTCTTCCCCGGCGAACGCATCCACCGGCGTCCGGAACATCCTGGCGGCCAGGGCCCGCGACTCGCTCGACATCTCCGCC includes:
- the glyS gene encoding glycine--tRNA ligase subunit beta — its product is MADFLLEIGTEEIPARMIDGAEAELARRVGDLLARERLASAAKVEAYSTPRRLAILARNVASAQADVEEEMTGPAVKVAFQDGQPGPAAHAFAKKVGVEVGKLARVTTPKGEYLAAKVVSPGRSASQVLAEALPKEIGALYWAKNMYWREGKPEHFVRPVRWLVAMLDGEVVPLEFGGVEAGRHSRGHRILGRDVSFPTAAAYAPTLSGAKVVPTRAEREQLIRKALDAATRTIPGGARWREDKALLDTVVNLTEFPSALLGGFDREFLSLPEEVLVTVMRDHQKYFAVEDASGKLAPHFLAVLNTDSDPEGIIRHGNERVLRARFNDARFFWDVDQKIPLKQRVDMLKAVTFQKELGSYYDKSLRVRQLTNHIVEELGSGTEINDPALSEAASLAKTDLTTELVKEFTELQGIVGGRYARAQGLDAASADAIYDQYKPESMEDAVPRTIEGAVLSIADKADSIAGMFALGLQPTGSKDPFALRRQANGIVKILAEHKLPLSVTRLLEQARAAYKGSEAEKKFKDKRYKEDVASFFRERIEFYLREAEGLEYDTVNAVLVAESDDVPDVVSRAKAVSEARKAEDFEHIAAAFKRVKNILRQAEEKKFAVATKLEPARMQDETAFKLVGESVAIGAAVE
- a CDS encoding glycine--tRNA ligase subunit alpha yields the protein MSNPRQNAPTFQELVFKLQNFFAERGCVLQQPYDVEVGAGTMAPETFLRVLGPKPYNVAYVQPSRRPADGRYGDNPNRLFKHMQLQVILKPPPEDVQELYLDSLKAIGIDLGKHDIKFEEDNWESPTLGAWGIGWQVMLDGLEITQFTYFQQCGGVDLDPISAELTYGLERIAAFLQDVDSIYDIVWSRDPKTGAVMTYGDVRYQEELQFSVYNFEDADVEKTWKHLELYEAECEGMLAAFKEFRSTASRKHDPPLSREEEEHILKLTARYPLLGAFDLCLKCSHLFNILDARGAISVTERVGVIARIRQLAVGVAKAYLDQQAAASEEAKEEEKARAGA